In one window of Maribacter sp. BPC-D8 DNA:
- the tsaD gene encoding tRNA (adenosine(37)-N6)-threonylcarbamoyltransferase complex transferase subunit TsaD, whose protein sequence is MSEHDTIYILAIESSCDDTSAAVLMNDKVLSNVVATQAIHKEYGGVVPELASRAHQQNIVPVVHQAIAKANIDKKQLSAIAFTRGPGLMGSLLVGTSFAKSLSLGLQIPLIEVNHMKAHILAHFIDDETMKTPSFPFLALTISGGHTQIVQVNDFFDMKIIGQTLDDAVGEAFDKSAKILGLPYPGGPLIDKYATTGDPRKFEFTIPNVKDLDFSFSGLKTNILYFIQRQMKENPDFIKNNLEDICASIQYTIITILMKKLKKAVKQTGIKEIAIGGGVSANSGIRKVLTEAQAKYGWKTYIPKFEYCTDNAAMIGIVGYQKYKNEQFSQQDVTAKARYVIS, encoded by the coding sequence ATGTCGGAACACGATACAATTTATATACTTGCTATAGAATCTTCTTGTGATGACACTTCTGCGGCAGTTTTAATGAACGATAAAGTGCTCAGTAATGTTGTCGCCACCCAGGCTATTCATAAAGAATATGGAGGGGTTGTACCAGAACTTGCATCAAGAGCACACCAACAAAATATAGTGCCCGTTGTTCATCAAGCCATAGCTAAAGCAAATATCGATAAAAAACAATTATCAGCCATAGCATTTACACGCGGACCTGGACTAATGGGTTCTTTACTGGTAGGTACATCATTTGCAAAATCATTATCATTAGGCTTACAGATACCGCTTATTGAAGTTAACCACATGAAAGCCCATATTTTAGCTCATTTTATAGATGACGAAACTATGAAGACACCGTCATTTCCGTTTTTAGCTTTAACCATAAGTGGAGGTCATACACAAATTGTTCAAGTGAACGATTTCTTTGACATGAAGATTATTGGACAAACTTTAGATGATGCCGTAGGGGAAGCATTTGACAAGAGTGCAAAAATTTTAGGGCTGCCCTACCCTGGCGGACCTTTAATTGACAAATATGCAACAACTGGTGACCCTCGCAAATTTGAATTCACCATACCGAATGTAAAAGATTTAGATTTTAGTTTCAGCGGATTAAAAACGAACATACTCTATTTCATTCAGCGACAAATGAAAGAGAATCCTGATTTTATTAAGAACAATCTAGAAGATATCTGCGCATCTATACAATATACCATTATTACGATACTGATGAAAAAACTAAAAAAAGCAGTAAAGCAAACTGGCATAAAAGAAATTGCCATTGGCGGCGGCGTGTCTGCAAACTCTGGTATTCGAAAGGTTTTGACCGAAGCCCAAGCAAAATACGGATGGAAAACCTACATACCCAAATTTGAATACTGTACAGATAATGCTGCTATGATTGGTATTGTAGGATATCAGAAATACAAGAACGAACAATTCTCTCAACAAGATGTTACGGCTAAAGCCAGATACGTTATATCATAG
- a CDS encoding 16S rRNA (uracil(1498)-N(3))-methyltransferase, whose translation MQLFYNPDIKDTDSTFTFDSNESKHIVKVLRKKIGDELFITNGSGYLFEAKIISDNIKKCEVELISSKKTHPKSHWLHIAVAPTKMNDRFEWFLEKATEIGVDEITPIICERSERKVLKLERMQRVLESAMKQSLQTYLPKLNEPISISEFLEKPVSELQFIAHCEDTERHELKRRVAADKDVTILIGPEGDFSPEEIKNAMQKGYAPVAMGKTRLRTETAAIVACTIIATINNG comes from the coding sequence ATGCAATTATTTTACAATCCTGATATTAAAGACACTGACAGTACTTTCACTTTCGATAGTAATGAAAGTAAGCATATTGTTAAGGTTTTGAGAAAAAAAATTGGCGACGAATTATTTATTACCAATGGCAGTGGTTACTTATTTGAAGCTAAAATAATTAGTGACAATATAAAAAAATGTGAGGTTGAACTTATATCCTCCAAAAAAACACATCCAAAATCTCATTGGTTACATATAGCAGTGGCACCAACAAAAATGAATGATCGCTTTGAGTGGTTTTTAGAAAAAGCTACCGAAATAGGTGTTGATGAAATAACACCTATAATTTGTGAAAGATCAGAACGCAAAGTATTAAAACTAGAACGTATGCAACGTGTACTAGAGTCTGCCATGAAGCAATCGCTACAAACATATTTGCCAAAACTAAACGAACCCATAAGCATCTCTGAGTTTTTAGAGAAACCTGTATCTGAACTTCAATTTATTGCACATTGCGAAGACACAGAGCGCCATGAACTAAAAAGAAGAGTCGCGGCAGATAAAGATGTTACTATATTAATTGGCCCTGAAGGTGATTTTTCTCCTGAAGAAATTAAAAATGCCATGCAAAAAGGCTATGCACCAGTTGCCATGGGTAAAACAAGATTAAGAACCGAAACAGCAGCAATTGTCGCATGCACTATAATTGCGACAATTAATAACGGGTAA
- a CDS encoding DUF4159 domain-containing protein, with amino-acid sequence MKKIIPAFLFFILFFGWSINAQEIAILKYQGGGDWYANPTALPNLIKYCNNNIDTTIDSKPETVEVGSSAIFQYPFLHMTGHGNVVFSDEDLENLRTYLLSGGFLHIDDNYGMKPYITREIKRLFPNTELEELGSEHPIFSNKYTFPKGLPKIHEHDGQRPQAFAISHNNRIVLLFTSESDLGDGWEDPTVHNDTAEVREKALQMGANIITYVFKN; translated from the coding sequence ATGAAAAAAATCATTCCTGCCTTTCTCTTTTTTATATTGTTTTTTGGCTGGTCTATCAATGCCCAAGAAATAGCTATTTTAAAATATCAAGGTGGTGGCGATTGGTATGCCAACCCTACTGCATTGCCCAACTTAATCAAATACTGTAATAATAATATCGACACAACCATTGACAGCAAACCTGAAACTGTAGAAGTTGGTAGCAGCGCTATTTTTCAATATCCCTTCTTACATATGACAGGGCATGGCAACGTGGTATTTTCAGATGAAGACCTAGAAAACTTAAGAACCTATCTTTTATCTGGAGGCTTTTTACATATTGACGACAATTATGGCATGAAGCCCTATATTACCAGAGAAATCAAAAGGCTTTTCCCCAATACAGAATTAGAGGAATTGGGTTCTGAACATCCTATTTTCTCAAACAAGTATACCTTCCCAAAGGGATTACCAAAAATACACGAACATGATGGGCAACGGCCACAAGCATTTGCCATATCACACAATAACAGAATAGTCTTGCTATTTACCTCAGAATCAGATTTAGGCGATGGCTGGGAAGACCCTACAGTACATAACGATACCGCAGAGGTTAGAGAAAAAGCTTTACAAATGGGCGCAAATATTATAACCTACGTTTTTAAAAATTAA
- a CDS encoding AI-2E family transporter, with protein sequence MTSKTISQGILRAIGVLIGIALLLYFLYTIQSVIAYLAIAAVTALIGSPLVRFFRLRLKLPNILAVIITMILMVGLLVGIIALFIPLLSEQGKNLSLLDIDELQTSLNTLYHQITNYLGLSSHIVEDVIDDAGLEKNILQGLDIGFIPNFLNSFLNVLSTASIGLFSVLFISFFFLKDSKLFEHGLLIFIPIDKKKGTTNSIGKINGLLSRYFVGLLLQIFILFVIYTIVLLVVGIENAVVIAFLCALFNIIPYIGPIIGGVIMLTLTMTSNLGSDFSEVILPKTGYVFIGLLIGQLVDNFFSQPFIFSNSVKSHPLEIFLVIIIAGLLFGTVGMIVAVPGYTAIKVILKEFLSDNQIVKSLTHNL encoded by the coding sequence ATGACCTCAAAAACCATCTCACAAGGTATATTAAGAGCTATAGGTGTATTAATTGGCATCGCACTTTTACTTTATTTTCTATATACGATACAATCTGTTATAGCTTATTTAGCAATTGCAGCCGTCACCGCATTAATCGGTAGCCCTTTAGTCCGTTTTTTTAGATTACGACTTAAACTACCTAATATACTTGCGGTAATCATTACAATGATTTTAATGGTTGGATTATTGGTAGGTATTATTGCCTTATTCATTCCATTATTATCAGAGCAAGGCAAAAACTTGTCGCTACTCGACATTGATGAGTTACAGACAAGTCTAAATACATTATATCATCAAATTACTAATTATTTGGGGCTTTCTTCTCACATTGTAGAAGATGTCATTGACGATGCTGGTTTAGAAAAAAATATTTTACAAGGACTAGATATTGGCTTTATACCTAACTTTTTAAATTCCTTTTTAAATGTTTTAAGTACAGCAAGTATCGGCTTGTTTTCCGTTCTTTTCATATCCTTTTTCTTCTTAAAAGATAGTAAATTGTTTGAGCACGGTTTATTGATATTTATTCCAATAGATAAAAAGAAAGGCACCACAAATTCTATTGGCAAAATTAATGGACTATTATCACGATACTTTGTTGGGTTGCTACTTCAAATATTTATTCTCTTCGTCATTTACACCATAGTTTTACTAGTCGTAGGTATTGAAAATGCTGTAGTAATCGCATTTCTTTGCGCACTATTCAACATTATACCATATATAGGTCCAATAATTGGTGGCGTAATTATGTTGACACTAACCATGACTAGTAATTTGGGTTCAGATTTTAGCGAGGTAATACTACCAAAAACAGGATATGTATTCATAGGATTATTAATTGGTCAGCTGGTAGACAACTTTTTCTCTCAACCATTTATATTTTCAAATAGTGTAAAATCTCATCCCTTAGAAATCTTCTTAGTGATTATTATTGCCGGATTATTATTTGGCACCGTAGGTATGATTGTCGCCGTACCTGGGTATACCGCTATTAAGGTTATTCTGAAGGAATTTCTATCTGATAATCAAATTGTGAAATCTTTGACCCATAATCTCTAG
- a CDS encoding class I SAM-dependent methyltransferase, with product MNSEILVNDVQEFINDNLNIDIHKILLSKSRFLHVSSKELVEQIESKLKAKAKLPTWFGTDNIYYPNKLNLSQTSSEITANYKTTLVHGTKIIDLTAGFGVDSFAFSKKMKQVIHIDKNENLSIIAQHNFKQLDAANIECIATNGLEFLKKTNKPIDWIYIDPSRRDKDNKKVYYLSDCEPNVVSNMDLLLSKASNLLIKTGPLLDLKSGLKELSHVKEIHIVAVNNDVKEILWLIEKDYEGEPLIKTLNYKAKTLQEFQFHLSEEQITDAQYSKPLNYIYEPNAAILKSGAFKLLGERLDLKKIQSNSHLYTSDEFISFPGRIFKVKGVYDYSKKSLKKEGIIKANITTRNFPDSVIKIRKKLGIKDGGENYLFCTTDMEQNLVVISCLQIFQDH from the coding sequence GTGAATTCTGAAATACTAGTTAACGATGTACAAGAGTTTATCAATGATAATTTAAATATTGATATTCATAAAATACTTTTATCTAAATCAAGATTCCTCCATGTTTCTTCAAAAGAACTAGTTGAGCAAATAGAATCGAAATTGAAAGCGAAAGCGAAATTACCTACTTGGTTTGGTACAGATAACATCTACTACCCTAACAAATTAAATCTTTCGCAAACCTCTTCAGAAATTACAGCGAACTATAAAACCACATTAGTTCATGGTACTAAGATTATTGATTTAACCGCTGGGTTCGGTGTAGACTCTTTTGCTTTTAGCAAGAAAATGAAGCAAGTTATTCATATTGATAAAAATGAGAATTTATCAATAATTGCACAGCATAACTTTAAACAACTAGACGCTGCCAATATAGAATGTATTGCTACTAACGGATTAGAATTCCTTAAAAAAACCAACAAGCCTATAGATTGGATATATATTGACCCTTCAAGAAGAGATAAGGATAACAAAAAGGTCTATTACTTATCTGACTGCGAGCCAAATGTTGTTAGCAACATGGACCTTTTACTATCAAAGGCATCAAACCTACTTATTAAAACCGGTCCGTTACTAGACCTTAAAAGTGGATTGAAAGAATTGTCGCATGTAAAAGAAATTCATATTGTAGCTGTCAATAATGATGTAAAAGAAATTCTTTGGTTGATTGAGAAAGATTATGAAGGTGAACCATTAATCAAAACATTAAATTATAAAGCAAAGACATTACAAGAATTTCAATTCCATTTAAGTGAAGAGCAGATTACCGACGCGCAATATTCAAAGCCACTTAATTACATTTATGAACCAAATGCAGCGATTTTAAAATCTGGAGCATTCAAATTATTAGGAGAACGTTTAGATCTTAAAAAAATACAGTCCAATTCTCACTTATACACCTCAGATGAATTTATTTCATTTCCTGGTCGAATATTCAAAGTAAAAGGCGTTTATGATTATTCTAAAAAATCATTAAAAAAAGAAGGTATAATTAAGGCAAATATCACCACAAGAAATTTCCCGGATTCGGTGATTAAAATCAGAAAGAAATTGGGAATTAAAGATGGTGGAGAAAACTATCTTTTTTGCACTACAGATATGGAGCAAAATTTAGTCGTAATTTCCTGTTTACAGATCTTTCAAGATCATTAG